One genomic segment of Ancylobacter sp. IITR112 includes these proteins:
- a CDS encoding L-serine ammonia-lyase — translation MISAFELFKIGIGPSSSHTVGPMLAALRFAESLAAEAVLARTARVEVVLYGSLAWTGKGHGTDKAVILGLAGLHPRNVDPDRADVLVAGVAEDGRLPLGGSHGIRFEPARDIVFDGVSPTPQHPNTLAFRAFAADGAPLSEARWCSIGGGFVVPEAEVGQPPAADEAALPYPFRNARELLAYAARENLSIAELVLANERVRRPPAEVEARLDGVVEAMMACIDRGLATSGELPGGLKVKRRAKAIRDSLLARNAPTPHEIMDWVSLYAIAVNEENAAGGRVVTAPTNGAAGVVPATLRYYRDHCPGANREGLHVFLLTATAIGALFKINASISGAEVGCQGEVGVACSMAAGGLAAALGGTPAQVENAAEIGMEHHLGMTCDPIGGLVQVPCIERNAFGAISAVNAASLALHGDGTHIVSLDKVIVTMRETGRDMASKYKETSLGGLAVNLPEC, via the coding sequence ATGATCAGTGCCTTCGAGCTTTTCAAGATCGGCATCGGCCCGTCTTCCTCGCACACGGTGGGGCCGATGCTGGCGGCGTTGCGCTTTGCCGAGAGCCTCGCGGCCGAGGCGGTGCTGGCGCGCACCGCCCGCGTGGAAGTGGTGCTCTACGGCTCGCTCGCCTGGACCGGCAAGGGCCACGGCACCGACAAGGCGGTGATCCTCGGCCTCGCCGGCCTGCACCCGCGCAATGTCGACCCCGACCGCGCCGATGTGCTCGTCGCCGGCGTGGCGGAAGACGGTCGCCTGCCGCTCGGCGGCAGCCACGGCATCCGCTTCGAGCCCGCCCGCGACATCGTCTTCGACGGCGTCTCGCCCACCCCGCAGCACCCGAACACGCTGGCCTTCCGCGCCTTCGCGGCCGATGGCGCGCCGCTGTCCGAGGCGCGCTGGTGCTCCATCGGCGGCGGCTTCGTGGTGCCGGAGGCGGAGGTCGGCCAGCCGCCGGCAGCCGACGAGGCCGCCCTGCCCTATCCGTTCCGCAACGCCCGCGAGCTGCTGGCCTATGCGGCGCGCGAAAACCTCTCCATCGCCGAGCTGGTGCTGGCCAATGAGCGCGTCCGCCGCCCGCCCGCCGAGGTGGAGGCGCGGCTCGACGGCGTGGTCGAGGCGATGATGGCCTGCATCGACCGCGGCCTTGCCACCTCCGGCGAGCTGCCCGGCGGCCTCAAGGTAAAGCGCCGGGCCAAGGCGATCCGCGACAGCCTTCTCGCCCGCAACGCCCCGACCCCGCATGAGATCATGGACTGGGTCAGCCTCTACGCCATCGCCGTGAACGAGGAGAACGCCGCCGGCGGGCGCGTCGTCACCGCCCCGACCAATGGCGCGGCCGGCGTGGTGCCGGCGACGCTGCGCTATTACCGCGACCATTGCCCCGGCGCGAACCGCGAGGGGCTGCACGTCTTCCTGCTCACCGCCACCGCCATCGGCGCGCTGTTCAAGATCAACGCCTCGATCTCCGGCGCCGAGGTCGGCTGCCAGGGCGAGGTCGGCGTCGCCTGTTCCATGGCGGCGGGCGGGCTCGCCGCCGCGCTGGGCGGCACCCCGGCGCAGGTGGAGAACGCCGCCGAAATCGGCATGGAGCATCATCTCGGCATGACCTGCGACCCCATTGGCGGGCTGGTGCAGGTGCCCTGCATCGAGCGCAACGCCTTTGGCGCCATCAGCGCGGTCAACGCCGCCTCGCTGGCACTGCATGGCGACGGCACGCATATCGTCTCGCTCGACAAGGTGATCGTCACCATGCGCGAGACCGGCCGCGACATGGCGTCGAAATACAAGGAAACCTCGCTGGGCGGCCTCGCCGTGAACCTGCCGGAATGCTGA
- a CDS encoding sarcosine oxidase subunit alpha family protein: protein MTNRFRTASGGRIDRAAPLSFRFDGQTFSGFKGDTLASALIANGVHLVGRSFKYHRPRGFLSAGSDEPNALVNVARDAARAAPNLRATQVELYEGLKAQSQNRWPSLSFDAGAINDLAAPFLPSGFYYKTFMWPAGAWKRFYEPKIRAMAGLGVAPDLPDPDRYTQNHAHCDVLVVGAGPAGLAAALAAAESGAKVILCDEQAELGGSLLSETTATIEGQKATDWLAATLANLAARENVTLMPRTTAFGYFPHNHIALAERVTEHLAAPGPDLPRERLWEVRAKEVVIAAGALERPLVFPDNDRPGVLLADSARTYANRYGTRVGERAVIFTACDAGYRTALDLTAAGVSIAAVADLRAEVSGELPARALAAGIDVRPSTVLVGTKGRLRVASAQLAKVTGGVVGPAETIACDAVLMSGGFTPSVHLFSQSRGKLVWDGAAGAYLPGTSVERERSAGACRGVNGLQRVLEDGYAQGEAAAIAARTYTSPARGATPAPATPSRTIPASAEDLGTGGFIGATPHGRNPAFTKAFVDWQNDVTAKDLKLATREGMRSIEHVKRYTTTGMATDQGKTSNMNALGIVSEALDTPVPKIGLTTFRPPFTPTTFGLFAGAARGDVFDPLRKTAIHDWAAEHGAAFEDVGNWKRAHYFPRAGEDMHAAVARECKAVRASVGMFDASTLGKIEIVGPDAAEFMNRMYTNAWAKLEPGRLRYGVMLREDGFVMDDGVVGRMAADRFHVTTTTGGAPRVLAHMEDYLQTEWPDLDVWLTSTTEQWSVIAVQGPKAREVIAPLIEGIDLSKEAFPHMSVREGTILGVPTRLFSVSFTGELGFEINVPSAYGRAVWEAVYAAGERFGITPYGTETMHVLRAEKGYIIVGQETDGTATPDDVNLGWAVGKAKKDFVGKRSLIRESMSAPDRRQLVGLKTTNPAVVLEEGAQIVADPSAPVPVPMLGFVTSSYHSAVLGRSIALAMVKGGRARIGTKLMVPMPTHAIEVEVVEPVFYDPKGERLNG from the coding sequence ATGACCAACCGCTTCCGCACCGCCTCGGGCGGGCGCATCGACCGCGCCGCGCCGCTGTCCTTCCGCTTCGACGGGCAGACCTTCTCGGGCTTCAAGGGCGACACGCTGGCCTCGGCGCTGATCGCCAATGGCGTCCACCTCGTCGGCCGCTCGTTCAAATATCATCGCCCGCGCGGCTTCCTCTCCGCCGGCTCGGACGAGCCCAATGCGCTGGTCAATGTCGCCCGCGACGCCGCCCGCGCCGCGCCGAACCTGCGCGCCACCCAGGTCGAGCTCTATGAAGGGCTGAAGGCGCAGAGCCAGAACCGCTGGCCGTCGCTTTCCTTCGATGCCGGCGCGATCAACGACCTCGCCGCGCCCTTCCTGCCCTCCGGCTTCTACTACAAGACCTTCATGTGGCCGGCTGGGGCGTGGAAGCGCTTCTACGAGCCGAAAATCCGCGCCATGGCCGGCCTCGGCGTCGCCCCCGACCTGCCGGACCCGGACCGCTACACCCAGAACCACGCCCATTGCGACGTGCTGGTCGTCGGCGCCGGCCCGGCGGGCCTCGCCGCCGCGCTCGCCGCCGCCGAGAGCGGGGCGAAGGTGATCCTGTGCGACGAACAGGCGGAACTCGGCGGCTCGCTGCTCTCCGAGACCACCGCCACCATCGAAGGCCAGAAGGCCACCGACTGGCTGGCGGCGACGCTGGCGAATCTGGCCGCGCGCGAGAACGTCACCTTGATGCCGCGCACCACCGCCTTCGGCTATTTCCCCCACAACCACATCGCGCTGGCCGAGCGCGTCACCGAGCACCTCGCCGCCCCCGGCCCCGACCTGCCGCGCGAGCGGCTGTGGGAGGTGCGGGCGAAAGAGGTGGTCATCGCCGCCGGCGCGCTGGAGCGCCCGCTGGTGTTCCCCGACAATGACCGCCCCGGCGTGCTGCTGGCCGATTCCGCCCGCACCTACGCCAATCGCTACGGCACCAGGGTCGGCGAGCGCGCGGTGATCTTCACCGCCTGCGATGCCGGCTACCGCACCGCGCTCGACCTCACGGCCGCCGGCGTCAGCATCGCCGCCGTCGCCGATCTGCGCGCGGAAGTCTCCGGCGAACTCCCGGCCCGCGCGCTCGCGGCCGGCATTGATGTAAGGCCCTCCACCGTGCTGGTCGGCACCAAGGGCCGGCTGCGCGTCGCCTCTGCCCAGCTCGCCAAGGTGACGGGCGGGGTCGTCGGCCCGGCCGAAACCATTGCCTGCGACGCGGTGCTGATGTCTGGCGGCTTCACGCCGAGCGTCCACCTGTTCTCGCAGTCGCGCGGCAAGCTGGTGTGGGATGGCGCAGCGGGGGCCTATCTGCCCGGCACCTCGGTGGAGCGCGAGCGTTCCGCCGGCGCCTGCCGCGGCGTCAATGGCCTGCAGCGCGTGCTGGAAGACGGCTACGCCCAGGGCGAGGCGGCCGCCATCGCCGCCCGCACCTACACCTCCCCCGCGCGCGGCGCCACCCCGGCGCCGGCCACGCCGTCGCGCACCATTCCGGCGAGCGCGGAAGACCTCGGCACCGGCGGCTTCATCGGTGCCACGCCGCATGGGCGCAACCCGGCCTTCACCAAGGCTTTCGTCGACTGGCAGAACGATGTCACCGCGAAGGACCTGAAGCTCGCCACCCGCGAGGGCATGCGCTCCATCGAGCATGTGAAGCGCTACACCACCACGGGCATGGCGACCGACCAGGGCAAGACCTCGAACATGAACGCCCTCGGCATCGTCTCCGAGGCGCTCGACACGCCGGTGCCGAAGATCGGGCTCACCACCTTCCGCCCGCCCTTCACCCCCACCACCTTCGGCCTGTTCGCCGGGGCGGCGCGCGGCGATGTGTTCGATCCGCTGCGCAAGACCGCCATCCATGACTGGGCCGCCGAACACGGCGCCGCCTTCGAGGATGTCGGCAACTGGAAGCGCGCGCATTACTTCCCCCGCGCGGGAGAAGACATGCACGCCGCCGTCGCCCGCGAGTGCAAGGCGGTGCGCGCCAGCGTCGGCATGTTCGACGCCTCCACCCTCGGCAAGATCGAGATCGTCGGCCCCGATGCCGCCGAGTTCATGAACCGCATGTACACCAATGCCTGGGCCAAGCTGGAGCCCGGCCGGCTGCGCTACGGCGTCATGCTGCGCGAGGACGGCTTCGTCATGGATGACGGCGTGGTCGGGCGCATGGCGGCGGACCGCTTCCATGTCACCACCACCACCGGCGGCGCCCCGCGCGTGCTGGCGCATATGGAGGACTATCTCCAGACCGAATGGCCGGACCTCGACGTGTGGCTCACCTCCACCACGGAGCAATGGTCGGTCATCGCCGTGCAGGGCCCCAAGGCCCGCGAGGTCATCGCCCCGCTGATCGAGGGCATCGACCTCTCCAAGGAGGCCTTCCCGCATATGAGCGTGCGCGAGGGCACCATTCTCGGCGTGCCGACGCGGCTGTTCAGCGTGTCCTTCACCGGCGAACTCGGCTTCGAGATCAACGTGCCCTCCGCCTATGGCCGCGCGGTGTGGGAAGCGGTGTATGCGGCGGGCGAGCGCTTCGGCATCACGCCCTATGGCACCGAAACCATGCATGTGCTGCGCGCCGAGAAGGGCTACATCATCGTCGGACAGGAGACGGACGGCACCGCCACGCCGGACGATGTCAATCTCGGCTGGGCGGTGGGCAAGGCGAAGAAGGATTTCGTCGGCAAGCGCTCGCTCATCCGCGAGTCCATGTCCGCGCCGGACCGCCGGCAGCTGGTCGGGCTGAAGACCACGAACCCTGCGGTGGTGCTGGAGGAAGGCGCGCAGATTGTCGCCGATCCTTCCGCCCCCGTTCCGGTGCCGATGCTCGGCTTCGTCACCTCCTCCTATCACAGCGCCGTTCTCGGCCGCTCCATCGCGCTGGCCATGGTCAAGGGCGGGCGCGCCCGCATCGGCACGAAGCTGATGGTGCCGATGCCGACCCACGCCATCGAGGTCGAGGTGGTCGAGCCGGTGTTCTACGACCCCAAGGGAGAACGCCTCAATGGTTGA
- a CDS encoding sarcosine oxidase subunit gamma → MTASLAPARPLGALAAASRVLPAARLTALGDAARLVFRGREAAIGPAGEAFGVALPREACRFNAANGRFAFWLGPDEWLLLAPGTEPAPLFAAIEAATAGLPHALVDVSARSVGIELAGDKAAFVLNQGNPLDLSLQAFPVGMCTRTVFHKAEIVLVRHAPDVFHIDVWRSFAPYVWELLEDARRELA, encoded by the coding sequence GTGACCGCGTCCCTCGCACCCGCCCGCCCGCTCGGCGCGCTGGCCGCCGCCTCCCGCGTCCTGCCCGCCGCGCGGCTGACCGCGCTGGGGGACGCCGCCCGCCTGGTCTTCCGTGGCCGCGAGGCGGCGATCGGCCCGGCCGGGGAGGCGTTCGGCGTCGCCCTGCCGCGCGAGGCCTGCCGCTTCAATGCCGCGAACGGCCGCTTCGCCTTCTGGCTCGGCCCGGATGAGTGGCTGCTGCTCGCCCCCGGCACGGAGCCCGCCCCGCTCTTCGCCGCCATCGAGGCGGCGACGGCGGGCCTGCCGCATGCGCTGGTCGATGTCTCCGCGCGCAGCGTCGGCATCGAGCTGGCGGGCGACAAGGCCGCCTTCGTGCTCAACCAGGGCAACCCGCTGGACCTGTCGCTTCAGGCCTTCCCGGTGGGCATGTGCACCCGCACCGTGTTCCACAAGGCGGAAATCGTTCTGGTGCGCCATGCTCCCGACGTGTTCCACATCGATGTCTGGCGCTCCTTCGCGCCCTATGTCTGGGAACTCCTGGAAGACGCCCGCCGCGAACTGGCGTGA